One genomic region from Heterodontus francisci isolate sHetFra1 chromosome 39, sHetFra1.hap1, whole genome shotgun sequence encodes:
- the LOC137352854 gene encoding probable G-protein coupled receptor 139, whose product MVAIVVLSRGKCGLSRCITYYLVAMAAADLVVVFTGVVLNRIIDMYFPGNYLSLTPVCRTKTALAYATRDMSVWLTVAFTFDRFIAICCQKLKIIYCTKKTAAAIIGTVLALGCLKNIPWYFVFEPLYIFNGEPWYCRIRSSYYILPLWLVFSYFDRIATPFLPFFIILLLNALTVRHIILASRSRRALRNNTSSENYPDPEMESRRKSIILLFSISGNFILLWLTYTIHYLYYRITNAYSYTGYNDPVYILQETGYMLLLLSCCTNTFIYAVTQTKFRDELKKMVTCPVNQIVTFLHH is encoded by the coding sequence ATGGTGGCGATTGtggtcctgtcccggggaaagtgtggcctctccagatgtatcacttattacctggtggccatggcagcggcagatctcgTGGTTGTATTCACTGGTGTTGTACTCAATCGGATCATTGACATGTACTTTCCAGGAAATTATCTGTCCCTGACTCCTGTCTGTCGGACCAAAACCGCCCTTGCTTATGCAACCAGAGACATGTCTGTTTGGTTaacggtcgctttcacctttgatcgatttatagccatttgctgtcagaagctgaaaatcatatattgcaccaagaaaacggcaGCTGCCATTATCGGCACAGTGCTAGCTCTGGgttgtttaaaaaacatcccttgGTACTTTGTATTTGAACCTCTATATATATTTAACGGAGAGCCGTGGTATTGCCGGATAAGATCAAGCTATTATATTTTACCCCTCTGGTTAGTATTTTCTTATTTTGACCGCATTGCGACTCCTTTTCTGCCATTTTTCAttattttactgctcaatgctctgactgtaaGACATATAATACTTGCCAGCAGATCCCGCAGGGCACTGAGGAACAACACCAGCTCAGAAAATTATCCCGATCCTGAGATGGAGAGCAGGCGAAAATCCATAATTTTACTATTCAGTATATCCGGCAATTTTATACTGCTGTGGCTGACATACACGATCCATTACTTGTATTATAGAATTACTAATGCTTATTCTTACACAGGTTACAATGATCCGGTTTACATCCTTCAAGAAACTGGATATATGCTCCTGCTTTTAAGCTGCTGcacgaacacatttatttatgcagtgacccagactaaattcagagatgaGCTGAAGaaaatggtgacatgtccagtgaatCAAATTGTTACCTTTTTACATCATTAG